A single region of the Mycoplasma mycoides subsp. mycoides SC str. PG1 genome encodes:
- a CDS encoding AAA domain-containing protein encodes MNSNLELFKTKDKEINNIAKDRIIMTLDKKIKESLIFENTNPQYSIIKRESAKKRLKMSFKTIFENALEFILNIKPCLMLSPLTVSYLFKDIDYKFDTVIFDEASQIKPETAISSLFRAKQVIIVGDKEQMPPTNFFNTLENDEVVQKTNIEEDISSGYESLLSLAEGNLDSIRLKWHYRSKFEDLIYISNKFIYNDLITFPNSKLPKDYEGLRFIYSNPNQQTDEYHTILKALQTLKQIILTYQNKYSFGIVVFNTEIEAKANEYLDKFLEQNPDLLPFFNEDVKEPFFIKNIETVQGDERDFIIFIINGKINKNNRVGVVFGEINKQNGYKRLNVAISRAKRGMIVVSNFKHNDVDWFKSEQDGIKMLEKFIKNAELGVDNLKHLDLDSNFKSAFEQEVYEQLVLKGWKVKKQVGSSEFKIDLVVVDPRNQNKFLLAIECDGSAFNLAKSTRDRDRLYQQVLESRGWAFHRIWSTDWFKNPSLQIDLIEEKLNKLLNINKENKIENKIISNQTNTDKFIKKTNQPTEIFQTYPSINKLIKQVGYHSLANQTGFFIKKVSDLENATSYILNQIGPLLLTSVYKIVRDITKQQRVSDTVKLAVSRMISSIGTLDKDQFLIPYGWEFKFRQSTNNDNKRSISEIHDKEIKHFILTIFKTNNMAISTTDFTKELTLKTYNKSISQNSIDKIQHVLDQMVKDKIIVEEIKNVYRLI; translated from the coding sequence ATGAATAGTAATTTAGAACTATTTAAAACTAAAGATAAAGAAATTAATAATATTGCAAAAGATAGAATCATTATGACTCTAGATAAAAAAATTAAAGAATCATTGATTTTTGAAAACACAAATCCTCAATACAGCATTATAAAAAGAGAATCTGCTAAAAAAAGATTAAAAATGTCTTTTAAAACTATTTTTGAAAATGCTTTAGAATTTATTTTAAATATCAAGCCTTGTTTAATGTTATCTCCTTTAACTGTTAGTTATTTATTTAAAGATATTGATTATAAATTTGATACTGTAATTTTTGATGAGGCATCACAAATTAAACCAGAAACTGCTATAAGTTCTTTATTTAGAGCAAAACAAGTAATTATAGTTGGAGATAAAGAACAAATGCCACCAACTAATTTTTTTAATACATTAGAAAATGATGAAGTAGTTCAAAAAACTAATATTGAAGAAGATATTTCATCAGGTTATGAATCTTTATTAAGTTTAGCTGAAGGAAATTTAGATTCTATTAGATTAAAATGACATTATAGATCTAAATTTGAAGATTTAATTTATATTTCAAATAAATTTATTTATAATGATTTAATTACTTTTCCTAACTCAAAACTGCCTAAAGATTATGAAGGATTAAGATTTATATATTCAAACCCAAATCAACAAACTGATGAATATCACACAATTTTAAAAGCTTTACAAACTTTAAAACAAATAATCTTAACTTATCAAAATAAATATTCATTTGGAATTGTTGTATTTAATACTGAAATTGAAGCAAAAGCAAATGAATATTTAGATAAATTTTTAGAACAAAATCCTGATTTGTTACCGTTTTTTAATGAAGATGTTAAAGAACCATTTTTTATTAAAAATATAGAAACAGTTCAAGGGGACGAACGTGATTTTATTATCTTTATTATTAATGGAAAAATTAATAAAAATAATCGAGTTGGGGTTGTTTTTGGTGAAATTAATAAACAAAATGGATATAAAAGACTAAACGTAGCTATTTCAAGAGCTAAAAGAGGAATGATAGTTGTTTCTAACTTCAAACATAATGATGTTGATTGATTTAAAAGTGAACAAGATGGAATTAAAATGTTGGAAAAATTTATTAAAAATGCTGAACTTGGTGTAGATAATTTAAAACACTTAGATTTAGATTCTAATTTCAAATCTGCTTTTGAACAAGAAGTTTATGAACAACTAGTTTTAAAAGGTTGAAAAGTTAAAAAACAAGTTGGATCTTCAGAATTTAAAATTGATTTAGTTGTAGTTGATCCTAGAAATCAAAACAAATTTTTACTAGCAATTGAATGTGATGGTTCTGCTTTTAATTTAGCAAAATCAACAAGAGATAGAGATAGATTATATCAACAAGTTTTAGAATCGCGTGGTTGAGCATTTCATAGAATTTGATCAACTGATTGATTTAAAAACCCAAGTTTACAAATTGATCTAATTGAAGAAAAACTAAATAAGCTTTTAAATATTAATAAAGAAAATAAAATAGAAAATAAAATTATTTCAAATCAGACTAATACTGATAAATTTATTAAAAAAACCAATCAACCAACTGAAATATTTCAAACATATCCATCAATTAATAAATTAATAAAACAAGTAGGATATCATAGCTTAGCAAATCAAACTGGTTTTTTTATAAAAAAAGTTAGTGATTTAGAAAATGCAACTAGTTATATATTAAATCAAATAGGTCCACTATTATTAACTTCAGTTTATAAAATAGTTAGAGATATTACAAAACAACAAAGAGTTAGTGATACTGTTAAATTAGCAGTTAGTCGTATGATTAGTTCAATTGGAACATTAGATAAAGATCAATTTTTAATTCCTTATGGATGAGAATTTAAATTTAGACAAAGTACTAATAATGATAATAAAAGATCAATAAGTGAAATTCATGATAAAGAAATTAAACATTTTATCTTAACAATATTTAAAACTAATAATATGGCAATTAGTACAACTGATTTTACAAAAGAATTAACATTAAAAACTTATAATAAATCAATATCTCAAAATAGTATTGATAAAATTCAGCATGTTTTAGATCAAATGGTTAAAGATAAAATTATAGTAGAAGAAATTAAAAATGTTTATCGTTTAATATAA
- a CDS encoding Fic family protein, with product MTELLNDNLKLNIKIIKDLHYFVLKSKKLNAGVFRKIPVSILNSVHTPVQPYLIEPKLEQLLEDYFNSNDHIIKKIAKFHFESIHPFIDGNGRTGRLLINYQLMRNGYYPIDIKFENRNLYYQAFDDYHQKNDLSTMIKLIANFELLRLNFYIRTLKENNI from the coding sequence ATGACTGAATTATTAAATGATAATTTGAAATTAAATATTAAAATCATTAAAGATTTACATTACTTTGTTTTAAAAAGTAAAAAACTAAATGCTGGAGTTTTTAGAAAAATTCCTGTAAGTATTTTAAATTCAGTTCATACTCCAGTTCAACCTTATTTAATTGAGCCTAAACTAGAACAATTATTAGAAGATTATTTTAATTCTAATGATCATATTATTAAAAAAATTGCTAAGTTTCATTTTGAATCAATTCATCCTTTTATTGATGGAAATGGTAGAACTGGTAGATTACTAATTAACTATCAATTAATGAGAAATGGCTATTATCCTATTGATATTAAGTTTGAAAATAGAAATTTATATTATCAAGCTTTTGATGATTATCATCAAAAAAATGATCTATCTACTATGATTAAATTAATTGCCAATTTTGAATTATTAAGACTAAATTTTTATATAAGAACTTTAAAAGAAAATAATATTTAA
- a CDS encoding IS3-like element IS1296 family transposase (programmed frameshift): protein MSKLNLEKKLKIVKEAKKLNIKKSTYLANKYDISVDTVESLVNRFEAFGIEGLINKEKKPYYSAKLKLKIVLYKLETNHSYDKVAKKFNIIYSSTIAGWVKKYREYGFLGLNNNIGRPKKIMKNPNKKPAKIKKSQVKINNEQQIKELKEQVEYYKLEAEFWKKFPHLVDKRKINKEKTKVVLELLKTHKKVKIPILLKIAKLPKSSFYEWKHKLENTIDKDKELKEMIVDIFSKSFETYGYRRLKMALKSKGYIVNHKKILRLTKELGVQCIKFRTKNGRYSSYKGTVGKIADNVLKRNFHSLQANKLWCTDVTEFKVNGQKLYLSPIIDLYNDEIISYSIQTNPNLNLTNSMLDKALKKVKNTNGLLIHSDQGFHYQHISWAKKLEENNITQSMSRKGNCLDNAIIENFFGLLKQEIYYGEKYNSVEELTKRIHKYIYWYNNIRIKEKLKYEKFCIKELETHIL, encoded by the exons ATGTCTAAATTAAATTTAGAAAAAAAGTTAAAAATTGTTAAAGAAGCTAAAAAACTTAATATTAAAAAGAGTACTTATTTAGCAAATAAATATGATATTTCAGTTGATACTGTAGAAAGTTTAGTTAATAGATTTGAAGCGTTTGGAATAGAAGGGCTAATTAATAAGGAAAAAAAGCCTTATTATAGTGCAAAGCTAAAACTAAAAATTGTATTATATAAACTTGAAACTAATCACTCATATGATAAAGTCGCAAAAAAGTTTAATATTATTTATTCATCAACTATAGCTGGTTGAGTTAAAAAATATAGAGAATATGGATTTTTAGGGTTAAATAATAATATAGGAAGACCTAAGAAAATTATGAAAAACCCTAATAAAAAACCAGCTAAAATAAAGAAATCACAAGTAAAAATCAATAATGAACAACAAATTAAAGAATTAAAAGAACAAGTGGAATACTATAAGTTGGAGGCTGAATTCTGAAAAAAGT TTCCACACCTTGTTGACAAAAGAAAAATCAACAAGGAAAAAACAAAAGTAGTTTTAGAATTGTTAAAAACACATAAAAAAGTTAAGATTCCTATTCTCTTAAAAATAGCTAAATTACCTAAATCGTCTTTTTATGAATGAAAACATAAGTTAGAAAATACAATAGATAAAGATAAAGAATTAAAGGAAATGATTGTTGACATTTTTAGCAAATCATTTGAAACGTATGGGTATAGAAGGCTAAAAATGGCCTTAAAATCAAAAGGATATATTGTAAATCACAAAAAGATTTTAAGGTTAACTAAAGAGCTTGGAGTTCAGTGTATTAAATTTAGAACAAAAAATGGAAGATATAGTTCTTATAAAGGAACTGTTGGAAAAATTGCAGATAATGTTTTAAAAAGAAATTTTCATTCTTTACAAGCAAACAAACTTTGATGCACTGATGTAACAGAGTTTAAAGTTAATGGTCAAAAGTTATATTTATCACCAATTATTGATCTTTACAATGATGAAATTATTTCATATTCAATTCAAACCAATCCTAACTTAAACCTAACAAATTCAATGCTAGACAAAGCACTTAAAAAGGTTAAAAATACAAATGGTTTGTTGATTCATTCTGATCAGGGATTTCATTATCAGCACATTAGTTGAGCTAAAAAACTAGAAGAAAATAACATAACACAAAGTATGTCTAGAAAAGGTAATTGCTTAGATAATGCTATTATAGAAAACTTCTTTGGTTTATTAAAGCAAGAAATTTATTATGGTGAAAAATATAATTCAGTAGAAGAGTTAACTAAAAGAATTCATAAATATATTTATTGATATAACAACATAAGAATAAAAGAAAAATTAAAATATGAAAAATTTTGCATAAAAGAATTAGAAACACATATACTTTAG
- a CDS encoding type II toxin-antitoxin system death-on-curing family toxin, whose product MNKLNKIFFSKDGNLYFQEKEKGSLLSGINSTIFKYSYKSENYDIFDFVTEIFIKVLTGHYFIDGNKRTALMLLIQLLRIFGYYFYFSDDINLFKHYYYEKIEKELANFVQMLQKKKITYKEIKRWIYSRTIVDFKF is encoded by the coding sequence ATGAATAAGCTTAATAAAATTTTCTTTTCAAAAGATGGTAATCTTTATTTTCAAGAAAAAGAAAAAGGGAGTTTATTAAGTGGAATAAATTCAACTATATTTAAATATAGTTATAAATCTGAAAATTATGATATATTTGATTTTGTTACCGAAATTTTTATTAAAGTTTTAACTGGTCATTATTTTATTGATGGGAATAAAAGAACAGCATTAATGTTATTGATACAACTATTAAGAATTTTTGGTTATTATTTCTATTTTTCTGATGATATTAATCTTTTTAAACATTATTATTATGAAAAAATAGAAAAGGAATTAGCAAATTTTGTTCAAATGTTGCAAAAAAAGAAAATTACTTATAAAGAAATAAAAAGATGAATATATTCAAGAACAATTGTTGATTTTAAATTTTAA
- a CDS encoding E3 binding domain-containing protein, which yields MFIWNVLFLFLNYFTNRLLDPIVAAITSSGKARHISNFGESIIKSLVTLVGIVSSATFVSKGANLLGDLTGESISVSSPAAVLKLAGKVTTAGIGAGLSKFKNKKNNSSPNSTDTSKTSSSSTTNNNSTPVVKQSISDKVNKSKQPSRNSGVILKGESSIAAVNQKRINNSKKLAELARSFFFEDKIKTTPKAYSQAQQLAKANNVDLSTITGSGQNGRILKSDVQNAINNQKAINTLTTPNSFNTNSDDKTFFDKITKGDSNNSIVDKLQAKEGKVNRTQPTKNNDEDIEKKKSTLEKFKENYKKLGEKEDKKLMLQELKKLNKSIEKFAKQLNKSKVKSNDSDKIDKAKRFKLFDFNKFNNTNPSFEIKQSNLSLQNNQNITDKKIGSKLNKLNIFKKKDKEVKK from the coding sequence ATGTTTATTTGAAATGTTTTATTCTTATTTTTAAATTATTTTACAAATAGATTATTAGACCCAATAGTTGCTGCTATTACTTCAAGTGGAAAAGCAAGACATATTTCAAACTTTGGTGAAAGCATTATCAAAAGTCTTGTAACTTTAGTTGGAATTGTTTCTTCAGCAACTTTTGTTTCAAAAGGAGCTAATCTTTTAGGTGATTTAACTGGTGAATCAATTAGTGTTTCATCACCAGCTGCAGTATTAAAACTTGCTGGAAAAGTTACTACAGCTGGAATTGGTGCTGGACTTTCTAAATTCAAAAATAAAAAAAATAACTCATCACCTAATTCAACTGATACATCTAAAACTTCAAGTTCTTCAACAACAAATAATAATTCTACTCCAGTAGTTAAACAATCAATTTCTGATAAAGTAAATAAATCAAAACAACCAAGTAGAAATTCTGGTGTGATTTTAAAAGGAGAAAGTTCAATAGCAGCTGTAAATCAAAAAAGAATCAATAATTCAAAAAAACTCGCTGAATTAGCTAGATCATTTTTTTTTGAAGATAAAATCAAAACCACACCAAAAGCTTATAGTCAAGCTCAGCAACTAGCTAAAGCAAATAATGTTGATTTATCAACAATTACTGGGTCTGGACAAAATGGAAGAATTTTAAAATCAGATGTACAAAATGCTATAAATAACCAAAAAGCAATTAATACACTTACTACACCAAACTCATTTAATACTAATTCTGATGATAAAACATTCTTTGACAAGATTACTAAAGGTGATTCTAATAATTCTATAGTTGATAAATTACAAGCAAAAGAAGGAAAAGTTAACAGAACTCAACCAACTAAAAATAATGATGAAGATATTGAAAAGAAAAAATCAACTCTTGAAAAATTCAAAGAAAACTACAAAAAACTTGGTGAAAAAGAAGATAAAAAACTTATGCTTCAAGAATTAAAAAAATTAAATAAATCAATTGAAAAATTTGCAAAACAATTAAATAAATCTAAAGTTAAATCAAATGATTCTGACAAAATTGATAAAGCTAAAAGATTTAAATTATTTGACTTTAATAAATTTAATAACACAAATCCTAGTTTTGAAATTAAACAATCTAATTTATCATTACAAAACAATCAAAATATAACTGATAAAAAAATCGGTTCAAAATTAAATAAACTAAATATATTTAAGAAAAAAGATAAGGAAGTGAAAAAATAA
- a CDS encoding Mbov_0396 family ICE element transmembrane protein, with the protein MFKAIKEFINTIGRIFENLPNFLLWCLLLPLLAIPAGLAVIVDFFGRDLIKLLIFGGDDFDVNKLPQAFKTIAIIAAAIAIISFIFFFVFLIAKEDSRKHIKQTIKGIVIATLFVSTMPIAFFLLQYVVSIFFDLIKLAFGLENQSASQTVIENILKTGLTRPWDTKMDVQSLSLNMKIGIFLNWVEYVNPVFPLITTVLVTWTYIQFSIAIMQKSMELFSLFITSPIYGITAVFDGQKIFKKYIREKIIGKSFAVLGLMFIWNVSFLFSYVSQFKHKTRKHTYVNFWSHKLCFL; encoded by the coding sequence ATGTTTAAAGCAATTAAGGAATTTATAAATACAATTGGACGTATTTTTGAAAATTTACCAAATTTTTTATTATGATGTCTTTTACTCCCGCTTTTAGCTATCCCAGCAGGTTTAGCTGTTATAGTTGATTTTTTTGGTAGAGATTTAATAAAACTTTTAATTTTTGGTGGTGATGATTTTGATGTAAATAAACTTCCACAAGCATTTAAAACAATTGCAATAATAGCAGCTGCTATTGCTATTATTTCATTTATCTTCTTTTTTGTTTTTTTAATTGCAAAAGAAGATTCAAGAAAACACATTAAACAAACAATTAAAGGAATAGTTATAGCAACATTATTTGTTTCTACAATGCCAATAGCTTTCTTTTTACTACAATATGTTGTTTCAATCTTTTTTGACTTAATCAAACTTGCTTTTGGATTAGAAAATCAATCTGCTTCACAAACAGTAATAGAAAATATCTTAAAAACAGGTTTAACTAGACCTTGAGATACTAAAATGGATGTTCAATCTCTTTCTCTAAATATGAAAATAGGAATCTTTTTAAATTGGGTAGAATATGTTAATCCAGTTTTCCCATTAATAACAACTGTTTTAGTAACTTGAACTTATATTCAATTTTCAATTGCAATTATGCAAAAATCAATGGAATTATTTTCTTTATTTATTACTTCTCCAATTTATGGAATTACAGCAGTTTTTGACGGTCAAAAAATCTTTAAAAAATATATTAGAGAAAAAATCATTGGTAAATCGTTTGCTGTTTTAGGGTTAATGTTTATTTGAAATGTTTCATTCTTATTTTCCTACGTTTCCCAGTTTAAGCATAAAACAAGAAAACATACTTATGTAAATTTTTGATCTCATAAGTTATGTTTTTTATAA
- a CDS encoding ribonuclease J: MSNIDKKDLYILNKENENLINTFDDDGDQLNISIDEKEFKPYVFKQKEVKRQYQKTNIPTKIFALGGLEEVGKNTYCIEYDNELIMIDAGVKFPESTMLGVSAVIPDYSYLAENQKKIKALFITHGHEDHIGGIQYLVQQVKIPVIYAPKLAAMLIRDKLKEYKIEDKTIVKEYDADDVWKTKNFKVSYAALNHSIPDAFGILVQTPNGNIFSTGDYKFDWSPLGHFAELTKLASMGENGVELLMADSTNSEVEGYTQGEKSIISNIDKLFLQAKGRIFLTTFASNVHRIQHIIETAHKYNRKIVILGRSFERIIKIIRQIGHLKISEKEFIKSTDIDKYKPEELMILTTGSQGEPMAALSRIANNKHLSINIIPGDTIVFSSSPIPGNRADVEKLVNKLTRVGAIVIENTSDNKIHTSGHASQEEQKLLFSLIRPKYFMPMHGEYRMLKKHVETGESVNLEKGNGFIMANGDVLELLQGKAKIGKRVEADAVYVDGKDMTGKASNVIREREILSKDGLIAVVISLDSQTNKLISQPRIISRGSFYVKDAGSIISDSIQIITNAVNEVLMSSKPTFAAIKKAIKSSSSPYIFRVKRRNPLIIPVILNKKS; the protein is encoded by the coding sequence ATGTCAAATATAGATAAAAAAGATCTATATATACTTAATAAAGAAAATGAAAATTTAATTAATACTTTTGATGATGATGGTGACCAGTTAAATATTAGTATTGATGAAAAAGAATTTAAACCATATGTATTTAAGCAAAAAGAAGTTAAAAGGCAATATCAAAAAACAAATATACCTACTAAAATTTTTGCTTTAGGTGGATTAGAAGAAGTTGGAAAAAACACTTATTGTATTGAGTATGATAATGAATTAATTATGATTGATGCTGGAGTTAAATTTCCTGAATCAACTATGTTAGGAGTAAGTGCTGTTATTCCTGATTATTCTTATTTAGCTGAAAATCAAAAAAAGATTAAAGCTTTATTTATTACTCATGGTCATGAAGATCATATTGGTGGAATTCAATATTTAGTTCAACAAGTAAAAATTCCTGTAATTTATGCTCCAAAATTAGCTGCTATGTTAATTAGAGATAAATTAAAAGAATATAAAATTGAAGATAAAACTATTGTTAAAGAATATGACGCTGATGATGTGTGAAAAACTAAAAACTTTAAAGTTAGTTATGCTGCATTAAACCACTCTATTCCTGATGCATTTGGAATTTTAGTTCAAACTCCTAATGGTAATATTTTTTCAACAGGAGATTATAAATTTGACTGATCACCACTAGGACATTTTGCTGAACTTACTAAATTAGCTTCAATGGGTGAAAATGGGGTTGAATTATTAATGGCAGATTCAACTAATAGTGAAGTTGAAGGATATACACAAGGTGAAAAAAGTATTATTTCAAATATTGATAAATTATTTTTACAAGCTAAAGGAAGAATCTTTTTAACAACTTTTGCTTCAAATGTTCATAGAATTCAACACATTATTGAAACTGCTCACAAATATAATAGAAAAATTGTTATTTTAGGTAGATCATTTGAAAGAATTATTAAAATCATTCGTCAAATTGGTCATTTAAAAATTAGTGAAAAAGAATTTATTAAATCAACTGATATTGATAAATATAAACCAGAAGAATTAATGATTTTAACAACAGGTAGTCAAGGTGAACCAATGGCTGCTTTATCTAGAATTGCTAATAATAAACATTTATCAATCAATATTATTCCTGGTGATACTATTGTATTTTCATCATCACCAATTCCAGGAAATAGAGCTGATGTTGAAAAGTTAGTTAATAAGTTAACTAGAGTTGGGGCTATAGTAATTGAAAATACTTCAGATAATAAAATACATACTTCAGGTCATGCTAGTCAAGAAGAACAAAAATTATTATTTAGTTTAATTAGACCAAAATATTTTATGCCAATGCATGGTGAATATCGTATGTTAAAAAAACATGTCGAAACTGGTGAAAGTGTTAATTTAGAAAAAGGCAATGGTTTTATAATGGCTAATGGTGATGTTTTAGAACTATTACAAGGTAAAGCTAAAATTGGAAAGCGTGTTGAAGCTGATGCAGTATATGTTGATGGAAAAGATATGACTGGAAAAGCAAGTAATGTTATTAGAGAAAGAGAAATTCTTTCAAAAGATGGATTAATTGCTGTTGTAATTTCATTAGATTCACAAACTAATAAATTAATCTCTCAACCTAGAATTATTTCTCGTGGTAGTTTTTATGTAAAAGATGCAGGATCAATAATTAGTGATTCAATTCAAATTATTACTAATGCAGTTAATGAAGTATTAATGTCATCAAAACCAACTTTTGCAGCTATTAAAAAAGCGATTAAATCTTCTTCAAGTCCATATATTTTTAGAGTAAAAAGAAGAAATCCATTAATTATTCCAGTAATCTTAAATAAAAAATCTTAA
- a CDS encoding IS1634-like element IS1634 family transposase → MSIGVPRPDNKGFVYRLGYGYLHELKQYHDDPLAIIKAIIANFPLSWTKEQARTKLDEIFKEKKETKKEVLERFKGYEVVEKLFDYFNIFNDCSPTKSTTLKDVVLQLIYQRIKNPISVFNTYKTAKKEKIDTHSKNSFYRSLDYIAKNKDEILRNLNAKICANTNRKIDVLWFDATTTYFETFSREGYKKPGYSKDGKFKEDQIVIGMATDENGIPLHYKIFPGNVADPNTLIPFMLEIADIYEVNSVTIIADKGMSVNRNIRFLESKNWKYIISYRMKAGSKQFKEYILDEKDYINDGGLIYKTRDIASSYNKKRINGHFRRQIISFSQKLATKDKNNRDILIQNFTKKMNKDNLVSCDDLAGSKKYRFFKPINKGAFYELDIEKIQEDQKYDGYYVYETNRTDLSVKEVINLYSKQWQIESNFKTLKGKLSLRPMYLSTWNHIVGYICLCFISLVFLNYIIYILNSKLGLTGKSKITEHKVINVIKEVKEIEVFVNKQKIETIQVYNDELQESWQTYQILLELLTKEKVT, encoded by the coding sequence TTATCAATTGGAGTGCCAAGACCAGATAACAAAGGTTTTGTATATAGATTGGGATATGGATATTTGCATGAATTAAAACAATATCACGATGATCCGCTAGCAATTATCAAAGCAATTATTGCAAACTTTCCATTGTCTTGAACAAAAGAACAAGCAAGAACTAAATTAGATGAAATTTTTAAAGAGAAAAAAGAAACCAAAAAAGAAGTTTTAGAAAGGTTTAAAGGTTACGAAGTAGTTGAAAAACTATTTGATTATTTCAATATTTTTAATGATTGTTCTCCCACAAAATCGACAACATTAAAAGATGTTGTTTTACAGTTGATTTATCAAAGAATTAAAAATCCAATAAGTGTTTTTAACACTTATAAGACAGCAAAAAAAGAAAAAATAGACACTCATTCAAAAAATTCATTTTATAGATCATTAGACTATATAGCAAAAAACAAAGATGAAATTTTAAGAAATTTAAATGCAAAAATTTGTGCAAATACCAATAGAAAAATTGATGTATTATGATTTGACGCAACAACTACTTATTTTGAAACATTTTCTCGTGAAGGTTATAAAAAACCTGGTTATTCAAAAGATGGAAAATTTAAAGAAGACCAGATTGTTATAGGCATGGCAACTGATGAAAATGGAATACCGTTACACTACAAAATATTTCCAGGAAATGTTGCTGATCCAAATACTTTAATACCATTTATGCTTGAAATTGCAGATATTTATGAAGTTAACAGTGTAACTATAATTGCTGACAAAGGAATGAGTGTTAATAGAAATATTAGATTTTTAGAATCTAAGAATTGAAAATACATAATCTCATACAGAATGAAAGCTGGAAGCAAACAATTTAAAGAGTATATATTAGATGAAAAAGATTATATAAATGATGGTGGTTTGATATACAAAACTCGTGATATTGCATCTTCATACAATAAAAAAAGAATTAATGGACATTTTAGAAGACAAATAATTAGTTTTAGTCAAAAACTAGCAACTAAAGACAAAAACAATAGAGACATTTTAATTCAAAATTTCACTAAGAAAATGAATAAAGATAATCTTGTTTCTTGTGATGATTTAGCGGGATCTAAAAAATATAGATTCTTTAAACCTATAAACAAAGGTGCATTTTATGAACTTGACATAGAAAAAATACAAGAAGATCAAAAATATGATGGATACTATGTTTATGAAACAAATAGAACAGATTTATCAGTAAAAGAAGTTATTAATTTATATTCAAAACAATGACAAATTGAGTCTAATTTCAAGACATTAAAAGGTAAATTATCTCTTCGTCCAATGTATTTATCAACTTGAAACCATATTGTTGGTTACATTTGTTTATGTTTCATTTCATTAGTGTTTTTAAACTACATCATCTACATTTTAAATTCAAAATTAGGACTGACTGGAAAAAGCAAAATCACTGAGCATAAAGTGATTAATGTTATCAAAGAAGTTAAAGAAATTGAAGTATTTGTAAATAAACAAAAAATCGAAACTATACAAGTGTATAATGATGAGTTACAAGAAAGTTGGCAAACTTATCAAATATTATTAGAACTTTTAACAAAAGAAAAAGTCACTTAG